A genomic region of Populus nigra chromosome 11, ddPopNigr1.1, whole genome shotgun sequence contains the following coding sequences:
- the LOC133706206 gene encoding uncharacterized protein LOC133706206 isoform X1: MTPANLAGQFGDTTYTKVFVGGLAWETQKETMKKYFEQFGEILEAVVITDKATGRSKGYGFVTFREPDAAMRACVDAAPVIDGRRANCNLASMGVQRSKPSTPKHGGAGRNFRVMSSFQTGFGGGVGTAFPPAASFPHYAIQQGMPYNVYGYSSYSPDYTYPTSYYNVYGGATAQYPMYGTGHGGLMNGSAAAFYPYLQFGEGSGGAATSYPTSGQSYGVQYPYNLFQYSAINSTTGGYPQHYGAPMSLAPTAALPSGVTLALQAPPIPHR; this comes from the exons ATGACTCCAGCAAATTTGGCAGGTCAGTTTGGTGACACAACTTATACTAAGGTATTTGTTGGAGGGTTGGCTTGGGAAACTCAAAAGGAGACCATGAAGAAATACTTTGAGCAGTTTGGTGAGATCTTGGAAGCTGTTGTCATCACTGATAAGGCCACTGGCAGATCCAAAGGCTATGGATTT GTAACTTTTCGAGAACCTGATGCTGCCATGAGGGCTTGTGTGGATGCTGCTCCAGTGATAGATGGAAGAAGAGCTAATTGTAATCTTGCATCTATGGGTGTTCAGAGATCCAAACCCTCTACCCCAAAGCATG GAGGAGCAGGGAGGAACTTTAGGGTAATGAGCTCTTTTCAGACAGGGTTCGGAGGTGGTGTGGGCACAGCTTTTCCTCCAGCTGCATCCTTCCCTCATTATGCCATCCAACAAGGGATGCCCTATAATGTCTATGG GTACTCTTCATACTCGCCAGACTACACATACCCAACG AGCTACTACAATGTGTATGGAGGGGCAACTGCACAGTATCCCATGTATGGAACTGGGCATGGTGGGCTGATGAATGGTTCAGCTGCAGCCTTTTACCCGTATCTACAATTTGGAGAAGGAAGTGGAGGAGCCGCCACCAGCTACCCTACTTCCGGGCAGAGCTATGGTGTCCAGTACCCATACAACCTGTTCCAGTATTCAGCCATTAATTCAACCACCGGAGGATATCCACAGCATTATGGTGCACCTATGTCTCTTGCTCCCACTGCGGCCTTGCCATCAG GCGTGACCTTGGCTCTTCAAGCTCCACCAATTCCTCATCGCTAG
- the LOC133706203 gene encoding disease resistance protein RPV1-like, whose translation MASSFSASASIPTRKYDVFISFRGEDTRDNFTSHLYADLCRKKVLTFVDNNLRRGDEICSSLLKAIEESKLSVIVFSENYASSKWCLDELVKILECKEMNGQTVIPVFYHVNPSHVRNQTETIGESIGELELVTEKMEKVKRWRAALKEVATLTGWHSRNIRSESELIEAIAGDILNKLYKMSPGHSMNLVGIEEQIKITESLLCMESQEVRIIGIWGMGGIGKTTIARAVFDRICNQFEGFHFLANVRENLRRYTAVDLRNKLLSKILDEDNLLEQPPSLAVAFTKDCLRRKKVLIVLDDVENSRQLQELSLGVHDLFGPGSKILVTSRDKQVLIKNGVDAIYKVQGLNNHDALRLLILNAFKKNCPKRDHIELLERMVDYAKGNPLALIVLGSSLYDRSKEKWYSALNKLGKVPNPEIQRVLRISYDGLDGEQQQIFLDIAFFFNGAEWNHAVKVLDSCYSSLQFDLSILIDKSLITISQNTLEMHDILQEMAYSIVREESKNPGKRSRLCDHEDIYHVLKKKKGTEAVEGICLDISKMPEMHLESDTFARMNSLRFLKFYHPFYFMDSKDKVHLPLSGLKYLSDELKYLHWHRFPAKSLPRNFCAENIVDLTLHSSRVEQLWTGVQVRFVFAMECDNLVSLPSFIEKLPVLKYLKLNYCKSLLSLPELPPSLEFLEAVGCESLETLSIGKESNFWYLNFANCFKLDQKPLLADTQLKIQVTFSSSSSSREVTIILPGSEIPGWFCDQSMGSSVAIKLPTNCHQHNGFAFGMVFVFPDPPTELQCNRIFICECHARGENDEHHDVIFNLSTCAYELRSVESDQMLLLYNPCEFVKRDCISQYSGKEISFEFYLDEPSGLQNRCKVKRCGVYLLDE comes from the exons ATGGCTTCCTCCTTTTCTGCTTCAGCTAGCATCCCCACAAGAAAATATGATGTCTTTATCAGTTTCAGAGGGGAGGACACTCGCGATAATTTTACCAGCCACCTATATGCTGATTTGTGTAGAAAAAAGGTCCTGACCTTCGTAGACAACAACCTCAGGAGAGGAGACGAGATTTGTTCATCACTCTTGAAAGCAATTGAAGAATCCAAGCTTTCTGTGATTGTTTTCTCTGAAAACTATGCATCCTCCAAATGGTGCTTGGACGAGCTTGTAAAGATCCTGGAATGCAAGGAAATGAATGGACAGACGGTTATACCGGTGTTCTACCATGTCAATCCATCTCATGTAAGGAATCAAACTGAAACTATTGGGGAATCAATCGGTGAACTTGAACTAGTAACAGAAAAGATGGAAAAGGTGAAGAGATGGAGAGCTGCCTTGAAGGAAGTGGCTACTCTAACTGGGTGGCATTCGCGGAACATTAG ATCAGAGTCTGAACTTATTGAGGCGATTGCTGGAGATATCTTGAACAAGTTGTATAAAATGTCTCCTGGTCACTCTATGAATCTGGTTGGAATTGAGGAACAGATCAAGATAACTGAATCTTTGTTGTGCATGGAGTCACAAGAGGTTCGGATCATAGGAATATGGGGAATGGGTGGTATAGGAAAGACCACCATTGCAAGAGCTGTATTTGATCGAATCTGTAATCAATTCGAAGGATTCCACTTTCTTGCAAATGTCAGGGAAAATCTAAGAAGGTATACTGCAGTTGATTTACGAAACAAActtctttctaaaatattagATGAAGATAATCTACTTGAGCAGCCTCCAAGTTTGGCAGTTGCTTTTACAAAGGATTGTCTCCGCCGCAAAAAGGTTCTTATTGTCCTGGATGATGTGGAAAACTCGAGGCAATTGCAGGAGTTGTCACTTGGGGTGCATGATTTGTTTGGCCCAGGAAGCAAAATCCTTGTAACAAGCAGGGATAAGCAAGTGCTTATAAAGAATGGAGTTGATGCCATATATAAGGTGCAAGGACTGAACAATCATGACGCCCTTCGACTCCTGATTTTGAATGCCTTCAAGAAGAACTGTCCCAAGAGGGATCACATAGAGTTGTTAGAGAGGATGGTAGATTATGCAAAAGGTAATCCGTTGGCTCTGATAGTCTTGGGTTCCTCTCTTTATGATAGAAGCAAAGAGAAATGGTACAGTGCATTGAATAAGTTGGGGAAAGTTCCAAACCCTGAAATTCAAAGGGTGTTGAGGATTAGTTACGATGGATTAGATGGGGAACAGCAGCAAATATTTCTTGATATTGCATTCTTTTTCAATGGCGCAGAATGGAACCATGCTGTAAAAGTTTTAGACAGTTGTTATTCCTCTCTGCAGTTTGACTTGAGCATTCTCATTGACAAGTCTCTAATCACCATTTCTCAGAACACACTAGAGATGCATGATATACTACAAGAAATGGCTTATAGCATCGTTCGTGAAGAATCTAAGAATCCTGGAAAACGCAGCAGGTTGTGTGATCATGAAGATATCTATCACGTACTGAAGAAAAAGAAG GGAACTGAAGCAGTTGAAGGCATTTGTTTGGATATATCTAAAATGCCGGAGATGCACTTGGAATCCGACACATTTGCAAGGATGAATAGTCTCAGGTTTCTTAAATTCTACCATCCCTTTTACTTCATGGACTCCAAAGACAAAGTGCACCTTCCTCTGAGTGGCCTCAAATATCTCTCTGATGAACTGAAATATCTCCACTGGCATAGATTCCCTGCAAAATCTCTGCCACGAAATTTTTGTGCCGAAAACATTGTTGACCTTACACTACATTCTAGCAGAGTTGAGCAACTTTGGACGGGGGTACAGGTACGATTTGTTTTTGCTATGGA ATGCGATAACCTTGTCAGCCTTCCAAGTTTCATTGAAAAACTTCCTGTGCTGAAATAtcttaaattgaattattgCAAAAGTCTTCTTTCTCTACCAGAGCTTCCACCGTCACTAGAATTCTTGGAGGCAGTTGGTTGTGAATCACTGGAAACCTTATCAATCGGCAAAGAAAGCAATTTCTGGTACTTGAATTTTGCAAATTGCTTCAAATTGGATCAGAAGCCACTCTTGGCAGATACACAATTGAAAATTCAGGTCActttctcttcctcttcctcttc ACGCGAAGTCACGATTATTTTACCAGGGAGTGAAATTCCAGGATGGTTCTGTGATCAAAGTATGGGATCTTCGGTAGCCATAAAGTTGCCCACAAATTGCCATCAACACAATGGTTTTGCCTTCGGCATGGTCTTTGTATTCCCAGATCCTCCAACAGAATTGCAATGCAACAGGATATTTATATGTGAATGCCATGCTAGAGGTGAAAATGATGAACATCATGATGTCATTTTCAATTTGAGTACTTGTGCTTATGAACTCCGATCAGTTGAGTCAGATCAGATGTTACTCTTGTACAATCCCTGCGAGTTCGTAAAACGAGATTGCATCAGCCAATATTCTGGAAaagaaatttcatttgaattttacctGGATGAGCCGTCAGGGCTTCAGAATCGTTGCAAGGTGAAAAGGTGTGGAGTTTACCTCCTGGATGAGTGA
- the LOC133706206 gene encoding uncharacterized protein LOC133706206 isoform X2: MTPANLAGQFGDTTYTKVFVGGLAWETQKETMKKYFEQFGEILEAVVITDKATGRSKGYGFVTFREPDAAMRACVDAAPVIDGRRANCNLASMGVQRSKPSTPKHGGAGRNFRVMSSFQTGFGGGVGTAFPPAASFPHYAIQQGMPYNVYGYSSYSPDYTYPTSYYNVYGGATAQYPMYGTGHGGLMNGSAAAFYPYLQFGEGSGGAATSYPTSGQSYGVQYPYNLFQYSAINSTTGGYPQHYGAPMSLAPTAALPSVCFAVPQA, encoded by the exons ATGACTCCAGCAAATTTGGCAGGTCAGTTTGGTGACACAACTTATACTAAGGTATTTGTTGGAGGGTTGGCTTGGGAAACTCAAAAGGAGACCATGAAGAAATACTTTGAGCAGTTTGGTGAGATCTTGGAAGCTGTTGTCATCACTGATAAGGCCACTGGCAGATCCAAAGGCTATGGATTT GTAACTTTTCGAGAACCTGATGCTGCCATGAGGGCTTGTGTGGATGCTGCTCCAGTGATAGATGGAAGAAGAGCTAATTGTAATCTTGCATCTATGGGTGTTCAGAGATCCAAACCCTCTACCCCAAAGCATG GAGGAGCAGGGAGGAACTTTAGGGTAATGAGCTCTTTTCAGACAGGGTTCGGAGGTGGTGTGGGCACAGCTTTTCCTCCAGCTGCATCCTTCCCTCATTATGCCATCCAACAAGGGATGCCCTATAATGTCTATGG GTACTCTTCATACTCGCCAGACTACACATACCCAACG AGCTACTACAATGTGTATGGAGGGGCAACTGCACAGTATCCCATGTATGGAACTGGGCATGGTGGGCTGATGAATGGTTCAGCTGCAGCCTTTTACCCGTATCTACAATTTGGAGAAGGAAGTGGAGGAGCCGCCACCAGCTACCCTACTTCCGGGCAGAGCTATGGTGTCCAGTACCCATACAACCTGTTCCAGTATTCAGCCATTAATTCAACCACCGGAGGATATCCACAGCATTATGGTGCACCTATGTCTCTTGCTCCCACTGCGGCCTTGCCATCAG TGTGTTTTGCTGTGCCACAGGCGTGA